The Streptomyces sp. NBC_00569 genomic sequence AGGACGGGCCCGCCGTGGTCGGGGAGGTCGATCGGCGCACCGTAGATCTCGCCCGTCAGGGAGGCGAGCACGGCGTTGTCCAGGTCGTGCTGGATCACGGAGCCGATGACGTGGGTGCCCGTCCAGCCGGGGCGCAGTGCACCCGCCGTACCCAGGTTCACGACGCCCGAGGGGTGCGGGCCGCGGGCCAGGACGGTGGCCAGCGCGGTCGCCGCGTTGACCTTGCCCATGCCGGTGAGCAGGACGGGGAGGTCCGTGTCGAGGAACTGCGCCTCTTCCTTCACGGCCAGCACGAGCAGGGGACGGCCGGCGGTGATCTCACCTATGAGTTCCATGCGGCAACGGTAGCGGCGAGGCGGTCGCCGGCCCGCAGCCGGGGCAGGAAACGTCCGGTCAGCGGCTGCGGACCGCGCCGCGCGCCACGGGGGTCAGGAGCATCCCGATGGTGAGTCCGACGGCGAGATAGACGGCGGCCGTGCCCACCTTCGTCACGAGGGGCACCGACGTGGTGAAGGGCAGCAGCACCATGACAAGCGTCGCCAGCGTGACGATCCAGGAGAAGAAGCGCCCGGGCTGCGGTGTGCCCAGGCACAGGAGGTGAAGAAGCAGCGTCGCGGCGAGGGCCGCAACGGCGGCGCCGCCCGCGAGCAGGCCGGTGGACGCGTCCCCCATCGCGCCGTCGCGCTCCGGTGCGAACACGGCGACGCCGAGGACACCGCGGACGAGGAGCACACCGGCCACGGCGGTCAGTGCGGCGACGAGCGCGGTCATCAGGCCGCCGGACCAGATCTTGCGGGCGTCGACGCGTGACGGCGGGGGCGGAGGCGGTGCGCTGTCGGCGTACGGCCCGTACGCGGGGTAGGTGGGGTGTGCCGGGTCGGGCCCGTAGAGCTGGTGCGGATCCTGCCCGTAGCCGGGTTCCTGGCCGTAGGGCGTATGCGGTGTCTCCATGAGGAATCTCCCCCTCCGTCCGGATGCCTGGCTCAAGCCAACACAGGAGCGGTGGCGCGGCGCGAGCGGGCGTGGGCCGAATGGACGGGCAGGAGGAGTCGTGGGTCAGTCGCGGCCGGGGGCCGGGGCGCCTGCGCGGGGTGTGAGGCCGAGCAGGCGCAGATACATCGCCGTCAGGTCGGCGACCGCGCGGTCCCGGGAGGCCGGGTCGGCGGCCACGGTCCGGGCGAAGCCGGCGACCATGCCGGCCGCGGCGGTGGCCACGGACTCCGGCGAACCGGCCGGCTCGGCCAGGCCCTGGCGCACCAGACGGGCGATGTAGCGCGCGGTGCGTCCGCGGGGCCGGTCGTTGATCTCGTCGCGGAGCACGCGCATCGCCGGATCGGTGAGCGACTGGTGTTCGAGCACGGTCATGAAGGCGAGGTTGTCCACGTAGGCGTCCAGGAACGCCGCGTTGGTCCGTTCGGCGAGCAGGTACGGGTCCTCGGCCTCGGGGTCCGCCGCTTCCTGTGCCGCGAGGAACCGGTCGCGCAGATCGGCGGCGAGCACGGCGAAGACCTCCTGCTTGGAGGCGAAGTAGACGTAGAAGGTGGCGCGGCCCACGTCGGCCTCGGCCGTGATGTCGGCGATCGTCGTGCGCGCGTAGCCCCGCTGTTCGAAGACCGTGCGGGCCGCGGTGAGCAGCCGGGCGCGCGTGGCGCTGTCCTGGCGGTCCAGCTTGTCGCGCACGGTCCAGGAGTTTCTCGCGATCGGCATGGCCCCAGCTTATTGACGTTGACGACGGCGTCAACGCAGACTGGGCACGCCATCGACGTTGACACCGGCGTCAACGTCAATGGCGCGTCGGCAGGTCCGGCACGTCCGGAACCGTCATGTACGGCCCGAGGCCGTCACGTACAGAAGGCCCGCGGCACGGGCCCGTGGAGGGGACGTCCGATGACAGGTGTGCTGATCGCCAACCGGGGCGAGATCGCGGTCCGGATCCACCGCGCGGCGTCGGCGCTCGGCCTGCGGACCGTGGCCGTGCACTCCGCGGACGACCGCTCGGCGGCCCATGTGCGGCTCGCCGACGAGGCCCACCTGCTCAAGGGCGAAGGCGTGGCCGCCTATCTCGACGTGCGCCAGATCGTCGGGATCGCCGGGCGCGCGGGATGCGATCTGGTCCATCCCGGCTACGGGTTCCTCAGCGAGAACGCCGACTTCGCGAAGGCGTGCGCCGAGGCGGGGCTGACCTTCGTGGGACCCACCCCGGAACTGCTCGCCCTCTTCGGCGACAAGGCGAGCTCACGGGCGCTCGCCGTCCGGCACGGCGTCCCCGTCCTCGCGGCGACCGGCGCCCCGACCTCGCTCGCGCAGGCCACGGAGTTCCTCGCCGGCGTGCGTGACGGCGTGATGGTGAAGGCGGTCGCCGGGGGAGGCGGGCGCGGCATGCGCGCCGTGCACGACGCGGCGGACCTCCTCTGGGCCTACGAACGCTGCCGCTCCGAGGCGGAGCGCGCCTTCGGCAACGGCGACGTCTACGTCGAGCAACTGCTGCCCCGCGCCAAGCACATCGAGATCCAGGTCGTCGGGGACGGCACCGGACAGGTGACCCACCTGTGGGACCGGGAGTGCTCGGTCCAGCGCCGCAACCAGAAGCTGATCGAGGTCGCGCCCAGCCCGTGGCTCCCCGCGCGCACGCGTGACGTGCTGATCGAGGCCGCGGTCACGATGGCTTCCGCGACGCGGTATCTCGGGCTCGGGACCTTCGAGTTCCTCGTCGACGCGGACGACCCGGACGCCTCCTACTTCATCGAGACCAACCCGCGCCTCCAGGTCGAGCACACCATCACCGAGGAACTCACCGGCGTAGACCTGGTGGCCACCCAACTGCGCCTCGCCCAGGGCAGGTCCCTCGCCGAACTCGGCCTCCTCCAGGAGGACGTCCCGCGGCCGCGCGGCTTCGCGATCCAGACCCGCGTCAACCTCGAAGAGCTGTCCGCGGACGGCACGGCCCACGCCTCGCAGGGCACGCTGACCGCCTTCGAGGCGCCCGGCGGCCCCGGCGTGCG encodes the following:
- a CDS encoding nucleosidase, which translates into the protein MELIGEITAGRPLLVLAVKEEAQFLDTDLPVLLTGMGKVNAATALATVLARGPHPSGVVNLGTAGALRPGWTGTHVIGSVIQHDLDNAVLASLTGEIYGAPIDLPDHGGPVLATGDSFISDEAARARLAAHAPLVDMEGYALASAAQQAGVPLRIVKHVSDEAGDGAARAWRETVADCARVLADWTTLNLPVRP
- a CDS encoding DUF6069 family protein, whose translation is METPHTPYGQEPGYGQDPHQLYGPDPAHPTYPAYGPYADSAPPPPPPSRVDARKIWSGGLMTALVAALTAVAGVLLVRGVLGVAVFAPERDGAMGDASTGLLAGGAAVAALAATLLLHLLCLGTPQPGRFFSWIVTLATLVMVLLPFTTSVPLVTKVGTAAVYLAVGLTIGMLLTPVARGAVRSR
- a CDS encoding TetR/AcrR family transcriptional regulator, with amino-acid sequence MPIARNSWTVRDKLDRQDSATRARLLTAARTVFEQRGYARTTIADITAEADVGRATFYVYFASKQEVFAVLAADLRDRFLAAQEAADPEAEDPYLLAERTNAAFLDAYVDNLAFMTVLEHQSLTDPAMRVLRDEINDRPRGRTARYIARLVRQGLAEPAGSPESVATAAAGMVAGFARTVAADPASRDRAVADLTAMYLRLLGLTPRAGAPAPGRD